Within Halobacterium jilantaiense, the genomic segment CGGGGTGACGCCGAACTCCTCGGCGAGCGCCTCCAGCGTGACTTCGCTGGGCGTCTCGTAGTAGCCGCGTTCGTGGGCGAGTTCGAGGGCGGCGCGCTGGCGCTCCGTCAGGTCGTGGCTGTCGGCCGGACCGCTCTCCGCCGCGTACAGCCGGTGGACGTCGGCGCGACGGCCGACCGCTTCGGCGGCGTCGAGGAAGGCGTTGAGGGCGTCGCGGTCGGGGAACCGAGCGCGGACGTGGAGGCCCTCGGCGTCCCGCGTCGCGTCGATGTGGGTCGCGTCGTGGGCGCGCAGCGTGGGCACCAGTAACGGCTGCTCGGGAGGGAACGAGACTGTCTTGACCCGGAAGAGGGTTCGGTCGTTGAGGCTGCAGACCTGTCGAGTGCATCGGACTGTGGGGTCCGCGTCGAGCGCGGCCTCGAAGTCGGGTGCGGGACAGCCGGTCAGCCACCAGAAGCTGACGTAGTAGGTGCCACCGGAGTCGTCGGTGAGGTCGTGTGCGGCTTCGAGTGTCCAGACCGCGTCCGGTTCGCGGTCGAAGGCGTCCTCGAAGAAGATGATGGGGACCGAGAGAGTAACCTCCGAGATGAGGCTCATGGAGCCTTCTCGGTCCCACTGCCGATATAGTTGTCGTATTGATACTTCTGCCTTACTTCCCCAGCGTGGCCGGTGAGATGGTGTCCGGAATGAGTTCGCCGACGGTGTACCGCACGAAGTCGTCGCCGTCGTCACAGAGCACGGGGACGTCGTCGTCACAGAACTCCGCGAGCGTCTGCCGACACATCCCGCAGGGCGTCACGGCGTCCCGCTCGCTGGACGTGACGACGAGCTTCGCGAACTCGTCGTGCCCCGCGGACACCGCCTTCCCGACGGCCACTTCCTCCGCGTGGAGGCTGTTCGAGTAGTTCGCGTTCTCGATGTTGCAGCCCGTGAACACGTCGCCGTCGGCGGTCAGCAGTGCTGCGCCGACCTCGTACTCGGAGTACGGCACGTAGGCGTTCTCGGTCGCGTCTCGGGCGGCGGCGAGCAACTCGGAATCGTCCATACTGTCCCGGAGTCGGACGACCGACAAGAGTCCCCCGCTCCAGAGAGCGCAGAATCGAACGCAGCGTCCGTCGAAACTCCCGGAGGCAGTCAGCGGTCTTCGCCGGACTCGTAGTACTCACCGGCCGCGTCCGGAATCCGAGTCCGGCCGACGAGCACGAGCACGACGACGACAGTCGCGTACGGGATGAGCTGAATCAACTGCGAGGGGATTTCGTAGGGCGTGAACTGCTGGATGCCGATCTGGAGGGACTCCAGCCCGGAGAACAGTATCGCCGCGCCGAACGTCCCGAGTGGATTGTAGTTCCCGAACAGGTAGGTGGCGATGGCGATGAAGCCCTTGCCGTCGATCATCGTCGTGCCGTTCCCGACGAACGACCCGACGTGGCCGATGGACAGCGCAGCGCCACCCATGCCCGCGAGCAGGCCCGAGATGAGGACGCTCGCGTAGCGAACGCGGTGGACGTTCACGCCCGCAGTGTCGAGGGCGTCGGGGTTCTCGCCGGACGCTTCGACCCACCGGCCGAACGCGGTGTGGTTGAGGACGTACCACGACACGGCGACCGCGGCGAACATCAGGTAGACGATGGGGTTCGCGCGCAGCAACACCTGTCCGACGTACTCCAGAATCCGGACGCCCGAGTTCACGAACGCGTCGTGAAGGACGGGGACCGTCCACTCGCCGAAGCGGCTGATGGACGCCGTGTTCTTGTTGCCGAACACGACCGACGACGCGAACGGCGCGAGGCCCAGTGCCACCAGCCACACCGCGAGTCCGGCGATAATCTGGTCGGCCTCGTACTCGATGCAGACCACGGCGAACAGCCCGGCGAGCAGCACGCTCGCGAGTACGCCGCCTGCGAACCCGGTCCACAGCGCGGTGCCGCTGCTCCCGCCGAGCCCCCACGCGACGAGGACGGCGGTGAACGAGGAGATGATGAGCAGCCCCTCGAGGCCGATGTTGATGACGCCGGACTTCTCGGCGAAGATGCCGCCGAGCGCCGCGAGCGTGATGGGGACCGCGAGCCGGAGCGCGATTTCGGCCATGATGGGCCGGGACGCGATGTCGACGAGTTCGCCCGCGACGCTGTCGGGGAACAGCACGCCGAACACGGCGACGGCCGCGGCGAGCACGCCGAGAGCGGCCACAATCGTCGACCGCTCGGGCTTACGCATCCACGTCACCTCCGACACCGACGCGGTCACCGAGCATTCTGAAGAACTCCGGCATCGCCACGAACAGGATGATGAGCCCGCGGAGGACGTCCACGAGTGCGGGCGGGACGTCCGTCCCGAACCCGATGGCCGCGGACCCGCTCTTGAGCACGCCGAACAGGAGCGCGGCGAACCCGACACCGAGCGGATTGTTGCCCGCGAGAATCGAGACGGTGATGCCGTCGAACCCGAGTTGCGGGAGGTTCGCGAGCCACCGCCCCTGGACCATCATCACGAGAATCGCGCCGCCGATGCCGCCGAGCGCCCCGGAGATACCCATGCTCGCGACCATCGTGCGCTTCTCGTCGACGCCGCCGTAGGCGGCGGCCTCCGGCTGCTCGCCGCTGGTCCGCAGGTCGTACCCGAACGCGGTGCGCGCGAGCAGGTACGCGATGCCGACGACGAGCGCGACCGCGAACAGCAGTCCGAGGAGGCTGAAGTTGTTCCGCGGGTCGAACCCGAACGGGAGGTTCGGAATCTGTGCGGCCGCGGGGATGGTCGCGGTCTGGACGAGCGAGCTGTCCGCGGGCGTGAACCACGTCGAGACGACGACGTAGGCGAGGTTCGCGGCGACGAAGTTCAGCATGATGGTGGTGATGACTTCGTTGGCGTCCGCGTACGCCTTCAGCGCGCCCGGGAGCGCCCCCCAGAGACCGCCGGCGAGCGCGCCAGCGGCGAGGCCGACCGGCACCAGCACGACAGCACCGATGAGGCCGGCGGGCACGACCTTGCCGACGTAGACGGTGGCGAGCGCAGCGCCGAGCGCCCCGAGCACCATCTGTCCCTGCACACCGATGTTGAACATGCCGGCGCGGAACGACACCGCGACGGCGAGCCCGGTGAACACGAGCAGCGTCGTCGACTGGAGCGTGGACGCGACGCGGAAGTCGAACGGCGACCACGTGCCGGTGCCGAGGAGGACCCGCTCGGGGTGGCCGATAGCGCCGAGGAACAGTTCGCTGTAGACCGCGAACGGGTCGTAACACGACGGCGTCTGCACGCCGAGGATAGCGACCTTCTGCGTGCAGGACGCCGCCAGACCAGCGAGCGCGACGATGACGAACCCGACCGCGACGGCGAGCACGAGCGCCGCGACGCTGATGAC encodes:
- a CDS encoding ABC transporter permease, which translates into the protein MSEDARWRSALARLVDASVKERLVISVAALVLAVAVGFVIVALAGLAASCTQKVAILGVQTPSCYDPFAVYSELFLGAIGHPERVLLGTGTWSPFDFRVASTLQSTTLLVFTGLAVAVSFRAGMFNIGVQGQMVLGALGAALATVYVGKVVPAGLIGAVVLVPVGLAAGALAGGLWGALPGALKAYADANEVITTIMLNFVAANLAYVVVSTWFTPADSSLVQTATIPAAAQIPNLPFGFDPRNNFSLLGLLFAVALVVGIAYLLARTAFGYDLRTSGEQPEAAAYGGVDEKRTMVASMGISGALGGIGGAILVMMVQGRWLANLPQLGFDGITVSILAGNNPLGVGFAALLFGVLKSGSAAIGFGTDVPPALVDVLRGLIILFVAMPEFFRMLGDRVGVGGDVDA
- a CDS encoding ABC transporter permease, translated to MRKPERSTIVAALGVLAAAVAVFGVLFPDSVAGELVDIASRPIMAEIALRLAVPITLAALGGIFAEKSGVINIGLEGLLIISSFTAVLVAWGLGGSSGTALWTGFAGGVLASVLLAGLFAVVCIEYEADQIIAGLAVWLVALGLAPFASSVVFGNKNTASISRFGEWTVPVLHDAFVNSGVRILEYVGQVLLRANPIVYLMFAAVAVSWYVLNHTAFGRWVEASGENPDALDTAGVNVHRVRYASVLISGLLAGMGGAALSIGHVGSFVGNGTTMIDGKGFIAIATYLFGNYNPLGTFGAAILFSGLESLQIGIQQFTPYEIPSQLIQLIPYATVVVVLVLVGRTRIPDAAGEYYESGEDR
- the cdd gene encoding cytidine deaminase, coding for MDDSELLAAARDATENAYVPYSEYEVGAALLTADGDVFTGCNIENANYSNSLHAEEVAVGKAVSAGHDEFAKLVVTSSERDAVTPCGMCRQTLAEFCDDDVPVLCDDGDDFVRYTVGELIPDTISPATLGK
- a CDS encoding helix-turn-helix domain-containing protein, which produces MSLISEVTLSVPIIFFEDAFDREPDAVWTLEAAHDLTDDSGGTYYVSFWWLTGCPAPDFEAALDADPTVRCTRQVCSLNDRTLFRVKTVSFPPEQPLLVPTLRAHDATHIDATRDAEGLHVRARFPDRDALNAFLDAAEAVGRRADVHRLYAAESGPADSHDLTERQRAALELAHERGYYETPSEVTLEALAEEFGVTPQTLSRHLRVAVEKVVADAVRPGTPRLQDPSQ